GGCCGGCCCCGGAGCTGCCCGCGCAGCAGGTGCCCGTGGAGGCCGGAGCCCTGGACCCCGAGGACGACTTCCGACGAGAGATGACCTTGTGAGTGTGGGGGGGGAGGGCGGCCTGACCTCGGAGGGGGGTGCGAGAGGGGGCGGCCTGACCTGGGGGGAGGGGTCAGCGGGCCGCGTTGGTGCTGACCCCCCTCTGTGGCAGCTACCGCCAGGCCCAGGCCGCCGTCCTGGCCGTCCTGCCCCGGCTCCACCAGCACCAGATCCCCACCAAGAGGCCCCAGGACTACTTCGCCGAGATGGCCAAGTCCGACCAGCAGATGCAGAAGGTGCGTGGCGGGGCTTGGGCCGGGCCGGGTTccatggggggggagggttgTTGCTCGTTCAGGCGGATCCGACGTTGGCCCCCTCCCCCGCTGTGTCACTCACCCTCATCTCAGCACCAGGGGAACCGCCTTCTCCCCAGACAGGagcttccccccccctcccagcGTGTCTTCAGCAGTGCCCCCCCACGTCGCCCTTGTGATTGGTCCGCCTGGGCCCGACCTCCCCGTCTTTTCTCAGTTATGTTTCCTTAAAGCTCAGGCTTCCGGTCTGTCAGCGGCAAGGTGGGAAGATGGGCCTCCCTAGTCCTCCCCCCCACCTGGGGGCCCCTTGCTCCGTCAGCTCGTTTCATCTTTTGGGTAACTCGGGGTCAGACGAGGTGACGCTCCAGGGCCCTTCAGAGTTGTGCAGACGCAGGCTCTGGGGCGGGGGAGAGGAAGGTGCGGGGTGCGCCATTGCTGGCTGTGATCATCTGCGGTTTCTGGGACCCCCCTTGGGCAGGTGTCGGGCTCTGAGTGACCGCTCAGGGGCTCGGCGGTGAGTCTGTGACTACCGATGACCGGGCGCTCCTTGGGCCTGTGAGCACACGCTCCTTCCTCTAATAACCGTCAAGGGGGGATGGGGCTGCCTGACCCTCCAGGGGTCGTGTGTTCCCCACGGCTGCGCTGGGGCTGGAGTCCCGAGGCAGGCGCTCTGGTTCTCAGTGCCAGCTGCTTCTTCCTTCGCGCCCCAGCCTCCCGTCACCGTCGCCCCCGGTCACATCCGTCTGCCCGTTTGAGAGCCAGAGCTGCTTCCTGGCTGGTCACGGGGGGTGCCCAGGGCAGGGGTGAGCCCAGGAGGACGCCCGGGTTAGAGTCCCGGCCTTGTCCCCGTCTGGGGACCGCTGGCTCAGTCTGGCACGATCCCTCTCTGCTTTCCCAGTCCCTCCGCGAGAGGGTCCTTGTCCCGGGACAGATGACGTTATGGCCGAGCTCCCAGAAGGCAGGGAGGCTTCTCTGTCGTTCTCTGATTCTGGGACCGTTGGAGGTTTTCTCAGCAAAAGAAGGGTTTGTCATGTCCTtcgccagctcattttacagatgaggaaactgaggcagtcggGGTTAAGAACTTGCCCAAGGCCCACaaatagtgtctgaggctggatttgaaccagcGCTTTCTGAGCCCCGGCTGCTGGAGGCTTTCCTGTTACCTCCGTAGTCACCCGTGCTGCCAGCCCCTTTTGTACTGGTGATAATCAAGAGGTCACAACCCAGGAACAAGGGGCATGGGCTTTGTCTGAGCCAGGCAGAATCCAAGGGGAGGGGCTGCCGCCTGCGCCtggctctccccctcccccccccccccccccgaccgGCTCCTCCCCCAGGGTGACCTTTTTGGTCCTCTCTTTACACCTTCATCTATTGCGCCATCTCCTTGGAAAATCTCACCTCATCTGCAGGGGTCTCTAGTGGTCTCCCTGCCTCTGGCCTTTCCCTGCTTTAGTCCTCTCCCCAGTTGTCAAAGTGCTGTTCTTCACGTGCGGGGCCGTCCCTGCTGCGCCCTTCTGTTCGGGAACCCCTAGCGGCTCCCTGTTTCCTTTACACAAGTGATTGTCTGGCCTCCCGCCGCGTGTCCGGACACGTGGTTTGTGGTTTACATTCGCCTTCCCTGTGAGCCTCCCCGTGTGGAGCGAAGCGCGTAAGTGCTCGATGGcgcttctttccctccttcctgtcCCCTGTAGCCAGTTTTCCAGCCCTGGCCTTTGTACAGTCGTCCCCCCTTTGCCATCTTCTCATGGAACTTCAGAGCAGTACTCGGACACCACGGGGAGCCCTCTTTTTCGCCTTCCGGTTTTTAGCACTCTACCCTTGAAATCGATTAGTGTTGATTTCACAGGGAGCCCCCACTTGTTTATTTATCTGAGACCCCCTATCTGTCTCCGCCACTGAGCTCCAAGCCTGGCGCGTACAGATCAAGGACTCGGTGAGAGGCTCTCATAGAAGTGGAACAGTCAGAGGCCTGGGGATGCACCAGTGCCTCTGACCCCTGCTGGCGTCGTGGCCGAGCCAGTGCCCGTCCGCACGTTACCGAGGGCCGCTCTTCGGGCAGGGGTGTCCCGGCCGCGCAGCGGTTCCAGGCCTGGGCTCCAGCCACGCCACGGCCTTTGCTTAGAACTTCTCATCCGTTTTCTCTGGCGGACGGGACGAGGGATCCCTTCTGTTTCTACCTCCCTTGAGCTTTGCTTTGTTATGTCCTCCTAGGCCTGGGCTCCCAGCATCTTCATGTTTAGTGCTGAGCagccctctcccctcctcccctctctcccccatccTGCTCCTTTTGGATCTGAGCTGTCTCCCCAGGGCTGGGGTCCCTCTCACCCCGGCTCAGAGGTGCCTCCTGTCAAGGTGAATAAAAAAGCACGATGAGCAGACTGCGGCGGGGGTCTCTTCTCCCCCTTTGTAGAGGGCCTTTCTAGCTTCACGTAGCCCATTGGGGGCAGAGACTGTGATCTTTGCCTAGCTCGGGCCTGGCACGGAGCAGGTGCTTGTTGGTGTTAGTGACCAGAAGTCTGCTCTCTGGGGCCTCACGCTGGGGGGCAAGGTGCCAGGGCCCTGGCACTTGGCTCCAGGGCTTCCTCTCTCGCCCCCTCTAGATTCGACAGAAACTGCAAACAAAGCAGGCAGCCATGGAGAAATCCGAAAAGGCCAAGCAGCTCCGAGCACTCCGGAAGTACGGCAAGAAggtgagggagaaaggggaggggccAGTCAGGGCCTGGCTCGGGGAGGGGGCCCACCTGCCTACCCCTCTCTAGTTTGTTAATGGGAGAAAACCTGGGCCCAGCCATGGCCTTCTGCCCCTTGCTGCTTCCTGATGTTGCTGGAGGGGAGGAGCCGTTTTTTCTGTGTCCCACAAGGGCTGGAGAAGAGGGCCAGAGGCAACCCCCAATCTTTGCTTTCGAGGCCCAGCCTTGGGATTGGCCTTGGGTGGGGGGCCTTGCCCCTGGGTTCCTTGGTTCCTTATTCATGCCCTGGGCCTTGGGTCCGTCCTGGGGGTTTGTATGGAGTAAAGCACGGGGGAGTTTCTGGACTGGCTCTGTCTCTTATAGGTACAAACGGAGATCCTTCAGAAAAGACAGCAGGAGAAGTCCAAGATGATGACGGCCATCAAGAAGTACCAGAAAGGTGGGCACAGACTTGGGGAAGGGAGGCTTAAGGGGGTGACTCCGCCTTGGGCTGCTTCTCAGTTGCCAGCTGTTGTCCTGGCATGCAACCCTGCTCAGCCGGTCACTTTCCACACCCAGGCTTCTCCGACAGACTGGACTTCCTCGAGGGAGATGGGCGGTCACACTCTCGGGCTGAGAAGGACGGTGCCAAAGCCCAGCAGATGAAGAAGGGGTGAGGCTGGGTTTTCTCCTGCTTTGGGGCTGTTTTAAGGCAGGGGAGGGCAGGGAGGGGGGAGAGCGAGCTTTGGTTGGGTACCTGTTACATACCAGGtcttgtgctaagtgttttacacaTGATCCAATTTGTTCTTAGTTCTGGTGGTGGGTGAGCTCCCAGCTCTTAATTCCATTTTGCTGTTGACCTTGGGATTGTGACTTGCTGTAGGGTCACGTAGCTAGGAAGTAATTGAACTTTGAGGCCAGACTGGTGTCTATCTGGTCCTGGGCTCAGGCTCAGAGATCCCTTGGGCCCCCAAGAAGCCCATCGGGGGCAGAAAGCTGTGGGTCAGCCGGTCCGTTTTGGAGGACAGGGCCTGGAAGGACCTTGAAGCCTCAGGGAGACAAGGCCTTTAGGGGAGACTGTGcttgatttcaggcccagtgccAAGCGTCGGTACAAAAACCAGAAGTTTGGTTTtggtggaagaaagaaaggatccAAGAGGAACACCAAGGAGAGCTACGATGACGTGTCAAGCTTCCGGGCCCGGACCGCCCATGGCAAGGGCCCTCAAAAGATGGGCAAGAAGCTGGCCAATGTGAGTGCACCTGAAGGCCTGGGCTCCCGGTGGGAGGGAAAGTGTAGCAGCAGAACATGTCAGACTCAGGATGTcataatatctattttatttttttagaagagACCTGGAAAACGggcaagagagaaaatgaaaaaccgAGCACGCTAAACATCACTTTTTATACAGAGGACACAGGCTCGAGCCACAGCCATCCCTTGGCTGCTTTTGCTTTCTGAGTTACGGGGTTGGGGGTATGAGCCACACCTGTGGTGCTGGCTGGAGCGGGGCTAAGGAGGGAGGGTGAGGCAAAAATGGGCTTGGGTGGCTTCAAAGGATTGGGGTGTTGCCCAAGCACTGGAGCCAAGTGTCCCTGGCCCCCTACTTCGAGCTCTGCTTGGCCTTTATGCGCCAGAACTCCGCCATGTACTTCGTGATGTCCTGGTAGGTGCGGAAAAAATTGATCCTCTTATCTCCGCGCTCGCTAGGAATCTGGAGAAGGAGGATATGTGGCAGTGAGGGGATGAGCTGGCTATCCCCCTGTGCTCTGCCCCCTGCCCGCCCCATCCATTCACAGCCCCTGTGGGGTCAGTGCCAGTTCCCCCCCAAGGGCTGGGTGAATAAATGGCTGTCAGGTTTAGGCCTGGATTCCCCTCTGCTTCTTGtgtctcctcttc
The Sminthopsis crassicaudata isolate SCR6 chromosome 4, ASM4859323v1, whole genome shotgun sequence genome window above contains:
- the EBNA1BP2 gene encoding putative rRNA-processing protein EBP2, with translation MKLKEAAMAALESGSDSEADSEALSDAELQAAFARGDLKPGLNVELEAPKRRQNDVAGLNQCLAEFRKDLAWLERLDVTVGPAPELPAQQVPVEAGALDPEDDFRREMTFYRQAQAAVLAVLPRLHQHQIPTKRPQDYFAEMAKSDQQMQKIRQKLQTKQAAMEKSEKAKQLRALRKYGKKVQTEILQKRQQEKSKMMTAIKKYQKGFSDRLDFLEGDGRSHSRAEKDGAKAQQMKKGPSAKRRYKNQKFGFGGRKKGSKRNTKESYDDVSSFRARTAHGKGPQKMGKKLANKRPGKRAREKMKNRAR